The following coding sequences lie in one Anguilla rostrata isolate EN2019 chromosome 8, ASM1855537v3, whole genome shotgun sequence genomic window:
- the prrc2a gene encoding protein PRRC2A isoform X3, whose amino-acid sequence MAMTPPGEGATAEGGAGGALAMEGASGGGPPPPPHQQGPLPHPPPPRNPPAGSPALPLPQPPVGAQFPGYRGVMPPFMYPPYLPFPPPYGPQGPYRYQTPAEAPRFARAQGGAGPDGRSSGGPRGGGGDAVKRPPILKQDDLKELDELDHDGDEGWAGAHEEIDYSAKLKFSDDEGEDDGEEERAEAKNGTREPQRPLEGASVPRSRAAEVGGDSRRTPPSSASPDEAPPPPSSKPGRAEEGAGSWGGPQAPAAYQGRRAGLAGPREQPSPPPGPLLGQGPHPYYRQDRPSPQLSPNSASSAPQRASPSPLQQGQPGPAPVAGATPPPQGEDEDETWRQRRKQSSSEISVAVERARRRREEEERRMEEERRAACAEKLKRLDEKQQQQHQAGSAPSPAPSPAPSPALSAASQPASPCLDSDEPPPPPGPSGATHRQRAGSNGSYDSGADSQQCAVPMAPQPPDPALSGEAREEPVRVLGGAADAAGKAESLGGGAGRSGGGPPSQGYSKYQKSLPPRFQRQQQEQLLKQQQWQQQQQQQQHSQSAQNPLTPPGPQGPAPAAPPQSAPKQPPLYPPGSLGRPPPLPMNFDPRWVMMAGPYMDLRVMPGRPSHMDYYPSMHPSGLMGRERSDSGGSGSEPFDRQQQQQQQQQQHPGPPHPQRGTPPMDPKLAWGADVFPSGVGGEGRGLGSPLRQKQPHEEEEGGRGSRSDTPPVRLREGVAPGSPSGSSNQTPPPPHAPQGGGGGGGGHTGHHAPSHHQPFAGGRSNYSGPHPHRGFGHQDEGWGAPHPHYDRNGRADLSPLESGPPHHHHAAPPPRFPLHPPHRAENGRERGGAGEGGAKKGSAPSPSLQQQQQLASVSSSCSSSSSSSSSARDEGGKPSAQQDREPGPPAAPHPARRPEKAGGHAHSHPSAPQPHPRASHRGRDHKTETQWGPRPAGPPSHGRKSAATATGGGSANAGEESANPASGAAAEGKPPGQSAAAGKRVGPIKRPVMREPKREGGEGEGGGGGGGGEKGAPGVKDREQDGHQPPGKQDPPTSGSQPPPPKDEASQAAKPRNGGKERMTGGGAGGGGGGKGPKEAETGRRGERERSYDQGGGAYHPGPRGGGGRAGRGRGEFYGRGRGYRGAYAGSGGARARPGGRSGRDYRPAAAGGGYQGNPDPFKGEGGGGGGRGRQGQGGANPGRARNRSETRSEGSEYEEVPKRRRQRGSETGSESAASEPDREDRPERQDRRQQQRKNGGTGADAAGPAPHRAPQARVFTPRGVPSRRGRGGGAGAGGGVAGGHRSGGGAASSQGWGSKSSGSARKQQQQQPPPQAPPPKDAGRGREGERKDKAAESAGANAAAATPAPPPAGGPQACPENGGSGPPAPVPDPLPSSAGSGPGPAPAFPPRGFERAPRRRRHGRSQHQQDKPPRFRRLKQERESARVNGGVAAATGPQQQQQRPASPAPQGPTDGPPPPANHAPAPGGGSNGTVHPGAHHHHPPPLHRHSHASPAGGAKSPDVSNQNSDQANEEWETASESSDFADREGGGGGGGRGGRSYPSHHHHHHHHPPGRGGGGGGGAAEREREMSARESAANKRSFSSQRPGTDRQTRRVNTGGGGGARGPRGPSGGGGGGGGGNGGGNRGDRRGNWPSPKNRK is encoded by the exons ATGGCGATGACCCCGCCCGGAGAGGGGGCTACggcggagggcggggcagggggagcgCTGGCGATGGAGGGGGCGTCCGGGGGaggcccgccccctccgcctcACCAGCAggggcccctcccccatccgCCGCCCCCTAGGAACCCCCCCGCcggcagccccgccctgcccctgccccagccccccGTCGGCGCCCAGTTCCCGGGATACAGAGGGGTCATGCCCCCCTTC ATGTACCCTCCGTACCTGCCTTTCCCGCCCCCGTACGGCCCCCAGGGGCCCTACAGGTACCAGACCCCCGCCGAGGCCCCCAG GTTCGCTCGCgcgcagggcggggcggggcccgaCGGACGGTCCTCGGGCGGCCcccgcgggggagggggggacgcgGTGAAGCGCCCCCCCATCCTCAAACAGGACGACCTGAAGGAGCTGGACGAGCTGGACCACGACGGGGACGAGGGCTGGGCCG GGGCGCACGAGGAGATCGACTACTCGGCCAAACTGAAGTTCAGCGACGACGAGGGAGAGGACGACGGGGAGGAAGAGCGGGCCGAGGCCAAGAACGGCACCCG GgagccacagcgccccctggagggCGCGTCTGTCCCGCGCTCACGCGCTGCCGAGGTGGGCGGAGACAGCCGccgcacccctccctcctctgcctcccccgacgaggcccccccacccccctccagcaAGCCAGGCAGGGccgaggagggggcggggagctggggggggccCCAGGCTCCTGCGGCCTATCAG ggTCGGAGGGCCGGACTGGCGGGCCCCCGGGAGCAGCCGTCCCCCCCTCCGGGGCCCCTGCTCGGCCAGGGCCCCCATCCTTACTACAGACAG GACCGCCCGTCTCCCCAGCTCTCCCCGaactccgcctcctccgccccccagagggcctccccctccccgctccagcagggccagccgggccccgcccccgtcgccggggcgacgccgccgccgcagggcgaggacgaggacgagaCGTGGCGCCAGCGGCGGAAGCAGTCGTCCTCCGAGATCTCGGTGGCGGTGGagcgggcgcggcggcggcgcgaggaagaggagcggcGCATGGAGGAAGAGCGGCGGGCCGCCTGCGCCGAGAAGCTGAAGCGGCTGGacgagaagcagcagcagcagcatcaggcgggctccgcccccagccccgcccccagcccagcccccagccccgccctctccgcCGCCAGCCAGCCGGCCTCCCCCTGCCTGGACTCCGacgagcccccgccccccccggggcccTCCGGCGCCACCCACAGGCAGCGGGCGGGCAGCAACGGCAGCTACGACTCCGGCGCGG ACTCCCAGCAGTGCGCTGTTCCCATGGCGCCCCAGCCTCCGGACCCCGCCCTCTCTGGGGAAGCCAGGGAGGAGCCCGTGCGGGTGTTGGGCGGGGCTGCCGACGCGGCGGGCAAGGCGGAGAGTTTGGGAGGCGGAGCCGGACGCTCCGGGGGCGGACCTCCGAGCCAGGGGTACTCCAAGTACCAGAAGTCCCTCCCCCCGCGTTTCCAACGGCAACAGCAG GAGCAGCTCCTCaaacagcagcagtggcagcagcagcagcagcagcagcagcacagccagtcTGCCCAGAACCCGCTGACACCCCCGGGCCCCCAGGGGCctgcccccgccgccccgccccagtCGGCGCCCAAGCAGCCCCCCCTGTACCCGCCCGGGTCGCTGGGGCGCCCGCCTCCCCTGCCCATGAACTTTGACCCCCGCTGGGTGATGATGGCGGGCCCTTACATGGACCTGCGCGTGATGCCGGGCCGCCCGTCACACATGGActactatcccagcatgcacccctCCG GTCTGATGGGGCGAGAGCGCTCCGATTCGGGGGGGTCGGGCTCTGAGCCCTTcgacaggcagcagcagcagcagcagcagcagcagcagcacccaggcccccctcacccccagcgCGGGACGCCGCCCATGGACCCCAAACTGGCCTGGGGGGCGGACGTCTTCccctcgggggtggggggcgaagGGCGGGGCCTGGGCTCCCCGCTGCGGCAGAAGCAGCCCcacgaggaagaggaaggcggGAGAGGCTCCAG gagtGACACGCCTCCGGTGCGTCTGAGAGAGGGTGTGGCCCCCGGATCCCCGTCAGGCTCCTCCAACCAGacgcccccgcctccccacgcaccccagggaggaggaggaggagggggcgggcacACTGGGcaccacgccccctcacacCACCAGCCCTTCGCCGGGGGGCGGAGCAACTACAGCGGCCCCCACCCGCACAGGGGCTTCGGGCACCAGGACGAGGGCTGGggggccccccacccccactacgACCGCAACGGCCGGGCCGACCTCTCCCCCCTGGAGAGcggccccccccaccaccaccacgccgcccccccgccccgcttccccctgcaccccccccacagggCGGAGAACGggcgggagaggggcggggccggggagggcggggccaagaagggctccgccccctcgccgtcgctgcagcagcagcagcagctcgcCAGcgtctcttcctcctgctcctcctcttcctcgtcctcgtcctccgcACGGGACGAAGGCGGCAAGCCGAGCGCGCAGCAGGACCGCGAGCCGGGCCCCCCCGcggccccccaccccgccaggAGGCCCGAGAAGGCGggcggccacgcccacagccacCCCAGCGCCCCGCAGCCTCACCCCAGGGCCAGCCACCGCGGGCGGGACCACAAGACCGAGACGCAGTGGGGCCCCCGTCCGGccggccccccctcccacgGCAGGAAGTCCGCCGCCACAGCGACGGGCGGGGGCAGCGCCAACGCGGGGGAGGAGTCGGCCAATCCCGCGAGCGGCGCGGCCGCGGAGGGCAAGCCGCCCGGCCAATCGGCCGCGGCCGGTAAGAGGGTGGGGCCAATCAAGAGGCCAGTGATGAGAGAGcctaagagagagggaggagagggagaaggaggagggggaggaggaggaggagagaagggggcgcCCGGAGTTAAGGACAGAGAGCAAGACGGCCACCAGCCCCCGGGCAAGCAGGACCCCCCCACCTCCGGCTCCCAGCCGCCGCCCCCCAAAGACGAGGCGTCCCAGGCGGCCAAACCGCGGAacggggggaaggagagaatgacaggaggaggtgcaggaggaggaggaggcggtaAAGGTCCCAAAGAAGCGGAGACAGGCAGGCGGGGGGAGCGGGAGCGCTCCTACGACCAGGGCGGGGGGGCCTACCACCCGGGCCcgagggggggcggcggccgggcggggcggggcaggggagagTTCtacgggcggggccggggctaCAGGGGCGCCTACGCAGGGAGCGGGGGGGCGCGCGCCCGGCCCGGGGGGAGGAGCGGCAGGGACTACCGCCCGGCGGCCGCCGGCGGGGGTTACCAAGGCAACCCGGATCCCTTCAAAGgggagggcggcggcggcggcgggcgcggcAGGCAGGGCCAGGGCGGGGCCAACCCGGGACGAGCCCGAAACCGCAGCGAGACGCGCAGCGAGGGCTCCGAGTACGAGGAGGTGCCCAAGAGGAGGCGCCAGCGCGGCTCGGAGACGGGCAGCGAGAGCGCCGCCAGCGAGCCGGACCGCGAGGACCGCCCGGAGCGCCAGGACCGCAGGCAGCAGCAGCGCAAGAACGGCGGGACGGGGGCCGACGCCGCCGGGCCCGCCCCCCACAGGGCCCCCCAGGCCCGCGTCTTCACCCCCAGGGGCGTGCCCTCCCGGCGCggccgagggggcggggccggcgccggagggggcgtggccggcgGCCATCGCTCGGGAGGCGGAGCCGCCTCCTCCCAGGGGTGGGGCTCCAAGTCCTCGGGCTCCGCccgaaagcagcagcagcagcagccccccccgcAGGCGCCCCCCCCTAAAGACGCGGGCCgcggaagagagggggagaggaaggacaAGGCCGCCGAATCAGCGGGCgccaacgccgccgccgccactccggctccgccccccgccggCGGCCCCCAGGCCTGCCCCGAGAACGGGGGCTCCGGACCCCCGGCGCCGGTCCCCGACCCCCTCCCCAGCTCAGCGGGCTCGGGCCCCGGCCCGGCCCCCGCCTTCCCCCCGCGCGGCTTCGAGCGGGCGCCCCGGCGTCGCCGCCACGGCCGGTCCCAGCACCAGCAGGACAAGCCGCCGCGCTTCCGCCGGCTGAAGCAGGAGCGGGAGAGCGCGCGCGTCAACGGCGGGGTCGCCGCGGCCACCggcccccagcagcagcagcagcgccccgcctcccccgcgCCGCAAGGGCCCACCGacggccccccgccccccgccaacCACGCGCCGGCGCCGGGCGGCGGCAGCAACGGCACCGTTCACCCGGgcgcccaccaccaccacccgccGCCGCTGCACCGCCACTCCCACGccagcccagcagggggcgccaagTCGCCCGACGTCTCCAACCAGAACTCGGACCAGGCCAACGAGGAGTGGGAGACGGCCTCTGAGAGCAGCGACTTCGCCGaccgggaggggggcgggggaggggggggcaggggcgggagGTCGTACCCCtctcaccaccaccatcaccaccaccacccgccagggagaggaggaggaggaggaggaggagcggcggagagggagagggagatgagcgCCAGAGAATCGGCCGCGAACAAGAGGAGCTTCTCCAGCCAGCGGCCCGGGACGGACCGGCAGACCCGCAGGGTGAACacgggcggagggggcggggccaggggcccGCGGGGGCCgtccgggggcgggggcggtggcggcggcgggaaCGGCGGTGGTAACCGTGGTGACAGGCGGGGCAACTGGCCCTCTCCCAAAAACCGCAAGTGA